A window of the Eremothecium cymbalariae DBVPG#7215 chromosome 5, complete sequence genome harbors these coding sequences:
- the THP2 gene encoding Thp2p (similar to Ashbya gossypii ABR205C) gives MSTRYMDLLNVQQGYLDENYNKVQEILDILDGLVDENLSDEEKVKLLKSLSDERSRLFKSLINLRVNNTNCIETYNTKIKIGPASDIAKSRLKATPTDISSGDNLFNYLKEVRQLHIAWLKHLKLLNALAVDMCYPLVNQEDTENIAVNKEHYPRELAPVLEEYDAYGADIEDIRNLRSKLMQYFENIKSSRAKYLLENKYLLADSLKELTKLVAAWSQKWEHLENILFGDSPASLRKLLQTMETVKASLPGEQNEDVVMG, from the coding sequence ATGAGTACACGGTATATGGATTTGCTGAATGTGCAACAAGGGTACCTTGATGAAAACTACAATAAGGTACAGGAAATATTGGATATATTGGATGGTCTTGTCGATGAGAACTTGAGCGATGAAGAGAAGGtaaagttgttgaaaagcCTTAGTGATGAGAGGTCACGACTATTCAAGTCGTTGATAAATTTAAGGGTTAATAATACAAACTGCATAGAGACGTATAAtactaaaataaaaattggTCCTGCCTCTGACATTGCAAAAAGCAGGTTAAAAGCAACACCCACTGACATATCGAGTGGGGACAATTTATTCAATTATTTAAAGGAGGTAAGGCAGCTGCACATAGCTTGGTTAAAGCATTTGAAGCTTTTGAATGCATTGGCAGTTGATATGTGCTATCCATTGGTAAATCAAGAAGATACGGAAAATATTGCTGTGAATAAAGAACATTACCCTCGAGAATTAGCCCCTGTGTTAGAGGAATATGATGCATACGGTGCTGATATAGAGGATATCCGAAATTTAAGATCCAAGTTGATGCAGTATTTTGAGAATATTAAATCGTCTAGGGCGAAGTATCTGTTGGAAAACAAGTACTTATTGGCGGACAGCCTAAAGGAGTTAACAAAATTGGTAGCAGCATGGAGCCAGAAATGGGAACATCTAGAAAATATTCTATTTGGTGATAGTCCTGCCTCTCTTAGAAAGCTGTTGCAGACTATGGAAACTGTGAAGGCCTCCTTGCCTGGCGAACAAAATGAGGACGTTGTTATGGGCTAA
- the MTG2 gene encoding putative GTPase MTG2 (similar to Ashbya gossypii AER302C): MLARYILSSNRRLLRCISDAPVNSPKAAENEQWLQNLDKARYESKRVRDEVDQNAIQEDKDSKFLEGPGGFKYKIASKSQESTYIIVKSPLSNFTSVEYLQRNKNRKIQQSNFVDLKIVKCRSGNGGNGMVSFFRDAGRSIGPPDGGDGGNGGSVYIQAVPGINTLAKLKNTYIADDGKSGAAGQLDGANGRDILLTVPVGTVVKWCMDPTVVRKFIDKKVRSNQGDSLRNILNSNMVTMQCRGMYELDRIPRKIQLFRNSYEPGSGWLFKGKDEDYHLEKDWFIALNKKVTNHDLEIITQELENDSFPLFGLDLYKPTEKPICLLKGGAGGLGNMHFLTNLIRNPRFAKSGRAGIEQCFLFELKALADLGLVGLPNAGKSTILNQISNARPRVGHWEFTTMHPTIGTVSLGIDKPSFTVADIPGIIKDASIDKGLGLEFLRHIERSNGWVFVISLEKESPIDDLHTLIGELGGMEKVVSKNILVVCNKADIDSDKPTISLTKYLRIEQFCKAQNWDVIPISALNGENIDILLEKMAKCAGKL, encoded by the coding sequence ATGTTAGCCAGATATATTCTCAGTTCTAATAGGAGGTTGTTACGTTGTATCTCTGATGCTCCGGTTAATAGTCCTAAAGCTGCTGAAAATGAGCAATGGCTACAAAACTTAGATAAAGCACGATATGAATCAAAGCGAGTAAGAGATGAGGTGGACCAGAATGCTATACAAGAAGATAaagattccaaatttttggaaGGTCCCGGGGGatttaaatataaaatagCTTCTAAATCACAAGAATCAACATATATCATTGTAAAGTCGCCTCTAAGCAACTTTACGTCTGTGGAATACCTTcaaagaaacaagaatCGTAAAATCCAGCAATCTAACTTTGTTGATCTGAAAATCGTTAAATGCAGGAGTGGTAATGGTGGTAATGGTATGGTATCGTTTTTCAGAGATGCAGGAAGATCAATAGGTCCTCctgatggtggtgatggtggGAATGGGGGTAGTGTGTATATTCAAGCCGTGCCAGGAATAAATACATTGGCAAAACTAAAAAACACATATATTGCTGATGACGGTAAAAGTGGTGCAGCTGGGCAACTGGATGGTGCTAATGGTCGTGATATCCTACTTACAGTACCAGTGGGTACTGTAGTAAAATGGTGTATGGATCCTACTGTTGTTCGTAAATTCATAGATAAGAAGGTACGTTCCAATCAAGGAGATTCTTTAAGAAATATTCTCAACAGTAACATGGTAACAATGCAATGCAGAGGTATGTATGAACTGGATAGGATACCAAGGAAAATTCAGTTATTTAGGAATTCGTATGAGCCTGGAAGCGGTTGGTTATTCAAAGGTAAAGATGAAGACTACCACCTTGAAAAGGATTGGTTTATTGCACTGAACAAGAAGGTAACAAATCACGACCTCGAAATCATAACACAAGAACTAGAAAATGACAGCTTTCCTTTATTTGGTCTTGATTTGTACAAGCCCACAGAAAAACCGATCTGTCTCTTAAAAGGTGGTGCAGGTGGTTTAGGTAACATGCACTTTTTAACCAACCTAATAAGGAACCCTAGGTTTGCAAAATCTGGACGTGCTGGTATAGAAcaatgttttctttttgaactGAAGGCTTTAGCTGATTTAGGATTAGTTGGTTTACCAAATGCCGGTAAGTCTACTATATTGAATCAAATTTCTAATGCCAGGCCTAGAGTAGGCCATTGGGAGTTCACTACAATGCATCCGACTATTGGTACTGTTAGTCTAGGAATAGATAAGCCTAGTTTTACCGTCGCCGATATCCCAGGTATAATTAAAGATGCCTCTATAGATAAAGGATTGGGTCTTGAATTCTTACGGCATATAGAACGTTCAAACGGTTGGGTTTTCGTCATTAGTTTAGAAAAAGAATCTCCAATTGATGATTTGCATACACTAATTGGGGAACTTGGTGGCATGGAAAAGGTGGTCTCGAAGAATATCTTAGTTGTATGTAATAAGGCAGACATTGACTCTGATAAACCAACAATATCCTTAACGAAATACCTAAGAATTGAACAGTTCTGCAAAGCGCAGAATTGGGATGTGATACCGATTTCTGCCTTGAATGGAGAAAACATTGATATCTTATTAGAAAAAATGGCCAAGTGTGCTGGTAAGTTGTAA
- the DBP8 gene encoding ATP-dependent RNA helicase DBP8 (similar to Ashbya gossypii AER301C) has product MYNDFKSLGLSKWLVEALHSMKITQPTIVQKACIPEILKGCDCIGGAKTGSGKTIAFAAPMLSNWSADPSGMFGVVLTPTRELAMQIAEQFTALGSIMNIKVALVVGGDDIVKQALELQRRPHFIIATPGRLAHHIMHSGEDTIGGLRRVKYLVLDEADILLTNTFGKDLATCLSVLPPKEKRQNLLFTATITDQVKALKEAPRVEGKPPVFSFQVEDLDCLAIPKALKTEYLLVPEHVKEAYLYQILSSEEYNDKTVIVFVNRTVSAEILRRTLRLLDVRVTSLHSQLPQKERTNSLQRFRANAARILIATDVASRGLDIPAVQLVLNYDIPANPDTYIHRVGRTARAGRSGESLSFVSPKDVSRIKAIESRINKKMDEFTKVGDTAVIRKALTKVTVAKRESLMAMDKEGFGEKRKQQRNKGGIKRANKALETKNK; this is encoded by the coding sequence ATGTACAATGACTTTAAATCCCTGGGGCTCTCCAAATGGTTGGTCGAAGCTCTGCATTCCATGAAGATAACTCAGCCTACCATTGTTCAGAAGGCATGCATTCCAGAAATATTGAAAGGTTGTGATTGCATAGGTGGAGCAAAAACTGGTTCAGGTAAAACAATTGCATTTGCTGCCCCTATGTTGTCGAATTGGTCTGCAGACCCAAGTGGGATGTTTGGTGTCGTATTGACTCCTACCAGAGAACTAGCAATGCAAATTGCAGAACAGTTTACTGCCCTGGGAAGCattatgaatataaaaGTTGCACTCGTTGTTGGTGGAGATGATATTGTTAAACAAGCCCTTGAACTGCAGAGAAGGCCCCATTTTATTATTGCCACCCCTGGCAGGTTAGCTCACCATATTATGCATAGCGGAGAGGATACTATTGGAGGATTGAGGAGagtaaaatatttggttCTTGATGAAGCTGATATCTTGCTCACAAATACATTTGGCAAGGACTTGGCAACTTGCCTCAGTGTATTGCCTCCAAAAGAGAAACGGCAGAATTTACTATTCACAGCTACAATTACAGACCAGGTCAAGGCCTTGAAAGAGGCTCCACGAGTAGAAGGAAAACCACCAGTGTTTTCATTTCAGGTAGAAGACCTAGACTGCTTAGCTATCCCAAAGGCTTTGAAAACAGAATATCTACTGGTTCCAGAGCATGTAAAAGAAGCATACCTCTATCAAATTTTGAGTAGCGAAGAATACAACGATAAAACTGTCATCGTCTTTGTGAATCGGACAGTTTCAGCAGAAATTCTAAGAAGAACTTTAAGACTACTAGACGTGAGAGTAACCTCACTGCATTCTCAACTGCctcaaaaagaaagaaccAATTCCTTGCAAAGATTCAGAGCTAATGCAGCAAGGATTTTAATTGCAACAGATGTTGCTTCTAGAGGCTTAGATATCCCAGCAGTGCAGTTAGTTTTAAATTACGACATACCAGCAAATCCTGACACCTATATTCACAGAGTAGGCCGTACTGCTCGTGCAGGAAGAAGCGGTGAGTCTTTATCCTTCGTGTCTCCAAAGGACGTTTCTAGGATTAAAGCTATTGAAAGTAGAATAAATAAGAAGATGGATGAGTTTACCAAAGTAGGAGACACAGCTGTGATTCGGAAAGCATTGACAAAGGTCACTGTTGCTAAAAGAGAAAGTCTAATGGCCATGGATAAAGAAGGTTTCGGTGAAAAACGGAAGCAACAACGTAATAAAGGTGGTATTAAAAGGGCTAACAAAGCCTTAGAGACTAAGAATAAATAA
- the NOP19 gene encoding Nop19p (similar to Ashbya gossypii AER300C) produces the protein MSKAKELKEKQELQTRLQEAFNKDFSKVLSWFDNDTPNKQSEELLGSREAFFRLPVVQIGSGLGVKDGHESGNTQDIQTVGEFIKGNKKLSTLAKKKQKQNGQERNDIYRIQKEDTKAMVALKHKMRNSKRAQAKDRISQLHQQVEASSENLNSVQRSDSDDDDDQVIQKTTKKSLACYFLIRRRSNGILNNSYFKHLSILIYW, from the coding sequence ATGTCTAAGGCTAAAGAACTAAAGGAAAAGCAAGAATTGCAAACTAGGCTACAGGAAGCCTTTAATAAAGATTTTTCGAAAGTGCTGAGTTGGTTTGATAACGATACGCCTAATAAACAATCTGAAGAGCTTTTAGGTTCCAGAGAAGCCTTCTTTAGATTGCCCGTCGTTCAAATAGGATCCGGATTGGGTGTGAAAGACGGGCATGAGAGTGGAAATACTCAAGATATTCAAACAGTTGGCGAATTTATTAAAGGTAATAAGAAGCTGAGCACATTAgccaagaagaagcagaagcaaAATGGTCAAGAGagaaatgatatatatagaatCCAGAAGGAAGACACGAAGGCAATGGTAGCTCTGAAGCATAAGATGAGAAATAGTAAAAGAGCACAAGCTAAAGATAGAATTTCTCAATTGCATCAACAAGTAGAAGCATCATCAGAAAACTTAAACAGCGTTCAACGTTCTGACAgtgacgacgacgacgaccAAGTAATCcagaaaacaacaaaaaaaagtttagCCTGTTATTTCCTaataagaagaagaagtaaTGGAATCCTCAACAATTCCTACTTTAAGCATCTGTCTATTCTAATTTACTGGTAA
- the NMD3 gene encoding ribosome-binding protein NMD3 (similar to Ashbya gossypii AER299C), whose product MNYTPLDENHMQHKAATVLCCNCGVPMDGSTGLVMCYDCIKLTVDITEGIPREANVSFCRNCERFLQPPGQWIRAELESRELLALCLRRLKGLNKVRLVDASFIWTEPHSRRIRIKLTVQGEAMANTIIQQTFEVEYIVVAMQCPDCARSYTANTWRANIQIRQKVPHKRTFLYLEQLILKHNAHVDTVSISEAKDGLDFYYSQKNHAVKMLDFLNSVVPVKTKKSEELISQDTHTGASTYKFSYSVEIVPICRDDLVVLPKKLAKSMGNISQFVICSKVTNALQFLDPQTLQTAELTASVYWRNPFMSLADVSQLIEFIVLEVEPTGYVNGKRVLADITVARASDMGVNDQTYYVRSHLGAICHPGDSVMGYFIANSNYNSDLFDSLNFDRIPDIVLVKKQYIRKTRKNRHWKLKRMAKEHKDIDASNDYSRQQKVDMERAERDYELFLQELEEDEEMRQTINLYKNQKPVQEEEMADSEDEDAPQINIDELLDELDEMTLDDLTTAE is encoded by the coding sequence ATGAATTATACACCTTTAGATGAAAATCATATGCAGCACAAGGCTGCAACTGTTTTGTGCTGCAACTGTGGTGTCCCAATGGATGGATCAACAGGTTTAGTAATGTGCTATGACTGTATTAAACTTACAGTGGATATCACGGAAGGTATTCCAAGAGAAGCGAACGTGTCCTTCTGCAGAAACTGTGAAAGATTTTTGCAGCCACCAGGTCAATGGATTAGAGCTGAGTTGGAGTCTCGGGAACTTTTGGCCTTGTGTTTGCGTCGACTAAAAGGTTTAAACAAGGTTAGGCTTGTGGACGCTTCTTTCATATGGACAGAACCACACTCAAGACGTATCAGGATAAAGCTTACGGTTCAGGGTGAAGCCATGGCAAATACTATTATTCAGCAAACATTTGAGGTGGAATATATTGTGGTTGCGATGCAATGTCCTGACTGTGCCAGATCATACACGGCTAATACTTGGAGGGCCAACATTCAAATCAGACAGAAAGTTCCACATAAGAGGACCTTTCTCTACTTGGAACAACTTATTCTAAAGCACAACGCGCATGTTGATACTGTTTCCATTTCCGAAGCAAAGGATGGTCTAGACTTTTATTATAGTCAAAAAAACCATGCAGTGAAAATGCTTGACTTTTTGAACTCTGTTGTTCCAGTGAAGACTAAGAAATCGGAAGAACTAATATCTCAAGATACCCACACAGGTGCCTCTACTTATAAATTTTCGTACTCAGTTGAAATCGTTCCTATTTGTAGGGATGATTTGGTGGTTTTGCCAAAGAAATTGGCCAAGTCTATGGGCAACATTTCACAGTTTGTCATTTGTTCAAAGGTAACCAATGCGCTCCAGTTCTTGGATCCTCAAACACTGCAGACTGCAGAACTAACGGCTTCGGTTTATTGGCGTAATCCTTTTATGTCTCTAGCTGATGTTTCCCAACTTATCGAATTTATCGTGTTGGAGGTAGAGCCAACGGGGTACGTGAATGGTAAACGAGTTTTGGCCGACATCACCGTCGCAAGAGCCTCCGACATGGGTGTTAATGACCAAACATACTATGTTAGATCACACTTGGGTGCTATTTGTCATCCTGGTGACAGCGTTATGGGTTATTTTATTGCGAACTCTAATTACAACTCAGATTTGTTTGACTCATTGAACTTTGACAGGATTCCAGATATCGTATTAGTCAAGAAGCAATATATTAGGAAGACTCGCAAGAATAGACACTGGAAGCTAAAGAGAATGGCTAAGGAGCACAAGGATATCGATGCCTCCAATGATTACTCTAGACAACAAAAGGTTGATATGGAGCGTGCTGAAAGAGACTACGAGCTATTCTTGCAAGAGTTagaagaagacgaagaaaTGAGACAGACCATCAACCTTTATAAGAATCAGAAGCCTGTTCAGGAGGAAGAAATGGCAGACAGTGAAGATGAGGACGCTCCACAGataaatattgatgaattgTTGGATGAGTTGGACGAGATGACATTGGACGATTTAACCACCGCTGAATAA
- the GCN5 gene encoding histone acetyltransferase GCN5 (similar to Ashbya gossypii AER297C) — protein MPLKWRTKNNQKGDFKRAKIEGAEGDNSDSVKDGERIEQENEKMSSGEGDSGEREGEAEDGDQPMEEEIEDEKKGIVKFMFDGVEYKFKERPSVIEEREGKIEFRVVNNDNTKENMMVLTGLKNIFQKQLPKMPKEYIARLVYDRSHLSMAVIRKPLTVVGGITYRPFEKGEFAEIVFCAISSTEQVRGYGAHLMNHLKDYVRATTNIKYFLTYADNYAIGYFKKQGFTKEITLDKSVWMGYIKDYEGGTLMQCFMLPKIRYLDAAKILLLQEAAIQRKIRTISQSHVVRRGLDQFKDLDNIEPLDPMSVPGLREAGWTPEMDALAQRPKRGPHYAAMQNVLTELQNHAAAWPFLQPVNKDEVPDYYEFIKEPMDLSTMEVKLENNRYEKMEDFIYDARLIYSNCRAYNGENTSYFKYANRLEKFFNAKMKEIPEYSHLID, from the coding sequence ATGCCTCTTAAATGGAGAACTAAGAATAATCAGAAAGGGGATTTTAAGAGGGCGAAGATAGAAGGGGCCGAAGGAGACAATTCTGATTCAGTTAAAGATGGTGAACGCATAGAGCAAGAGAATGAAAAGATGAGTTCTGGAGAGGGAGATTCAGGGGAGCGAGAAGGTGAGGCTGAGGACGGGGACCAGCCTATGGAGGAGGAGATAGAGGATGAAAAGAAGGGTATTGTTAAATTCATGTTTGATGGAGTTGAATATAAGTTCAAAGAGCGGCCAAGTGTGATTGAAGAACGAGAGGGGAAGATTGAGTTTCGTGTTGTAAACAATGATAATACCAAGGAGAATATGATGGTATTGACGGggttgaagaatatttttcagAAGCAGCTACCTAAAATGCCGAAGGAGTACATAGCGAGATTGGTATACGATCGATCGCATCTTTCGATGGCTGTGATACGGAAACCATTAACTGTTGTGGGTGGTATTACATATAGACCATTTGAGAAGGGTGAGTTTGCGGAGATTGTGTTTTGTGCGATAAGTTCCACTGAACAGGTTCGTGGGTATGGTGCACACTTAATGAATCATTTGAAAGATTACGTGCGGGCCACTACGAACATCAAATACTTCTTAACGTACGCGGACAACTATGCAATAGGTTACTTCAAAAAGCAAGGGTTTACAAAGGAGATTACCCTGGATAAAAGTGTGTGGATGGGGTACATCAAAGACTACGAAGGGGGTACCTTAATGCAGTGCTTTATGTTACCCAAGATCAGGTACTTGGATGCAGCCAAGATATTGTTGCTCCAGGAAGCTGCCatccaaagaaaaataagaaCCATATCTCAGAGCCATGTGGTGAGGCGAGGGCTCGACCAATTCAAAGatcttgataatattgaacCACTCGACCCTATGAGTGTGCCCGGTCTTAGAGAAGCTGGCTGGACTCCCGAAATGGATGCACTGGCACAAAGGCCTAAGAGAGGTCCACATTATGCAGCTATGCAAAATGTATTAACCGAACTTCAGAACCATGCTGCGGCTTGGCCATTTTTGCAACCCGTTAATAAGGATGAAGTCCCAGATTACTACGAGTTTATTAAAGAACCTATGGATCTGAGCACTATGGAAGTCAAGTTGGAAAATAATAGGTATGAGAAGATGGAAGACTTCATATATGATGCCCGCTTAATCTATAGCAATTGTCGAGCCTACAATGGGGAAAATACATCCTACTTCAAGTACGCGAATAGACTAGAGAAGTTCTTCAACGCAAAGATGAAGGAGATTCCGGAGTATTCCCACTTAATAGATTAG
- the PUP2 gene encoding proteasome core particle subunit alpha 5 (similar to Ashbya gossypii AER296W), whose amino-acid sequence MFLTRSEYDRGVSTFSPEGRLFQVEYSLEAIKLGSTAIGIATNEGVVLGVEKRVTSPLLESDSIEKIVEVDKHIGCAMSGLTADARSMIEHARISSVTHNLYYDEEISVESLTQSVCDLALRFGEGASGEERLMSRPFGVALLIAGYDKEEGYQLYHAEPSGTFYRYNAKAIGSGSEGAQSELQNEWYSSLTLKEAELLVLKILKQVMEEKLDENNAQLSSVTEEHGFSIYPESKTAEIIEQLKERESQESPADQDIEMSG is encoded by the coding sequence ATGTTTTTAACTAGAAGTGAATATGACCGTGGTGTGAGTACGTTTTCTCCTGAAGGTAGGTTGTTTCAAGTAGAATATTCTCTGGAGGCAATTAAATTAGGATCAACGGCTATTGGGATTGCGACCAATGAAGGTGTAGTTCTTGGAGTTGAAAAGCGTGTAACTTCACCGCTTTTGGAGAGTGATTCGATTGAAAAGATCGTTGAAGTGGATAAACACATAGGATGTGCCATGAGCGGGCTTACTGCTGATGCGCGCTCGATGATTGAACATGCTAGAATATCGTCTGTGACACACAATCTGTActatgatgaagaaatcagCGTTGAATCACTAACGCAATCTGTTTGTGATTTGGCTCTTAGGTTTGGAGAGGGTGCATCAGGGGAGGAGCGGTTAATGTCGAGACCGTTTGGTGTCGCTTTATTAATAGCAGGGTACGACAAGGAGGAAGGCTACCAGCTTTATCATGCAGAGCCCTCTGGAACTTTCTACCGTTACAATGCCAAGGCCATTGGGTCTGGTTCAGAGGGTGCACAGTCCGAGCTACAAAATGAATGGTATTCGTCGCTTACTTTAAAGGAGGCAGAATTATTAGTACTaaagattttaaaacaagTTATGGAGGAGAAATTAGACGAAAATAATGCCCAATTAAGCAGCGTGACAGAGGAACACGGTTTCTCTATCTATCCTGAATCAAAAACAGCGGAAATTATTGAGCAACTAAAGGAAAGGGAATCTCAAGAAAGTCCAGCTGATCAAGACATTGAAATGTCAGGTTAA
- the SPC97 gene encoding gamma-tubulin-complex subunit SPC97 (similar to Ashbya gossypii AER295C) — protein MEVKKVQDVVYLVLPPKGVGESSGSHSFFTRLSNYQPITHTQLKIKSYPLDQIKDQSVQESLVIRDLLNVLLGLEGVYIRYNNSYDPSSRSGGTMAYDIVGPDYKIAKNMDPSLKSVAKRISKVGRLYVLLNEFMARFEQTRYGSIIHRLCFVVRRFLQDEYLPFVVGKLERWFQEDCRFGIRIMEQTLNEEIVYRARVLYELVASVIKEMGRRDKIDLVEADFENFMQDLKMGGDAGAFNDISANGLLITDTRVSPVAKGGIVLQIILDKLKQNWGDQLNLQFLRRVWKDISEPYCEMLNAWLIRGELKDPYNEFLISDTSSNVNVTLNSLNSERLWDTQYVIRKDGLTEQFHDRQLQYKVLMTGKLLNLFKRSCGLATLKPELDPPQNEIAKELPEGTQLLVYVDKWYQRANQMCWELLQDGYQLPRFMSQLHRHFMLYSCGEFKNKFFVKSMVELTRSKSETIQLKLQRVWQQYQRYTSSGKDDLVLQLMNLRLDNMSLADVITQFEEAEDEVPNNQNGHTNAHDHGDSNSTGTGGVIDGTGASTQADASNMTRRNSAARSNRNSLLEARNFNSLKDMLLRELDHGSASAATPDAMDTTDVTRKNKLHSIHYLQFEIVVPFPLNALVSKPFVVEYQIIQRHLLILHYYNRLLEDTWFETNKVWPARIRVPSMKNCLKRCRSIHNRLAQLVKVLSEYAAHDVITPDWRQLSDVLNGPSVSFSRLQLAVHDYLANVMAANLLTDTDLHRLLMQILEIVHRYCKFLSALRPALANTPALSASSAAYTGTDDASPDTPVPYNLLSDWDRYLKKVSNALRDHIRALIEGIKHHSQRGQTAPRVLLLVERLSAFVY, from the coding sequence ATGGAAGTGaaaaaagttcaagatGTGGTTTACTTAGTGCTGCCGCCAAAAGGCGTTGGTGAGAGTAGTGGGAGCCATAGCTTTTTCACGAGGCTATCTAACTATCAGCCTATAACGCATACACAACTTAAGATCAAGTCGTATCCGCTGGACCAAATCAAAGATCAATCAGTGCAGGAGTCTCTTGTGATTCGAGATCTACTAAATGTATTATTGGGGCTTGAAGGAGTGTATATTCggtataataatagttaTGATCCTTCTTCGAGAAGTGGTGGGACGATGGCATACGACATTGTAGGTCCGGATTACAAAATTGCCAAAAACATGGATCCATCTTTGAAGAGTGTTGCCAAGAGGATTAGTAAAGTAGGAAGGTTATATGTGCTTTTGAATGAGTTTATGGCTCGTTTTGAACAGACGCGGTATGGTTCTATAATCCACCGATTGTGCTTTGTTGTGAGAAGGTTTTTACAGGATGAGTACTTGCCATTCGTAGTAGGGAAGCTTGAGCGTTGGTTTCAAGAGGATTGCCGGTTTGGCATCCGGATAATGGAGCAGACTTTGaatgaagaaattgttTACAGGGCTAGGGTGTTGTATGAACTGGTTGCCAGTGTGATCAAGGAGATGGGAAGGAGAGATAAAATAGACCTTGTAGAAGCTGACTTTGAAAACTTCATGCAAGATTTAAAGATGGGCGGTGACGCTGGTGCGTTTAACGATATCAGTGCAAATGGGCTTCTGATAACCGATACGAGGGTTTCCCCAGTAGCCAAGGGGGGAATAGTGTTACAGATAATTCTTGATAAGTTAAAGCAAAACTGGGGGGACCAACTGAACCTACAGTTCTTGCGCCGTGTTTGGAAAGATATATCCGAACCTTACTGTGAAATGTTAAATGCTTGGTTAATCAGAGGGGAATTAAAAGATCCGTACAATGAGTTCCTTATTAGTGACACTTCCTCAAACGTCAATGTTACCTTGAACTCATTGAATAGTGAACGACTATGGGATACACAATACGTAATACGCAAGGATGGACTCACTGAACAATTTCATGATCGCCAATTACAATATAAAGTGCTTATGACAGGTAAACTATTGAACTTGTTCAAGCGTAGTTGCGGTTTAGCAACTCTAAAACCCGAGCTTGACCCTCCTCAGAACGAGATTGCAAAGGAGCTTCCTGAAGGTACCCAATTGCTTGTATATGTTGATAAATGGTATCAACGGGCGAATCAAATGTGCTGGGAATTGCTTCAAGACGGCTACCAGCTTCCGAGATTTATGTCCCAGTTGCACCGTCATTTCATGCTCTATAGTTGTGGcgaattcaaaaacaagtTTTTTGTCAAGTCCATGGTTGAGTTAACTCGTAGTAAATCGGAAACTATTCAACTTAAATTACAAAGAGTGTGGCAACAATATCAACGTTACACATCTTCAGGAAAAGATGATCTTGTGTTACAATTAATGAACCTTAGATTGGACAATATGAGTTTGGCGGATGTGATCACacaatttgaagaagccGAGGATGAGGTACCGAATAATCAAAATGGTCATACTAACGCACACGACCACGGCGACAGCAATAGTACTGGAACTGGTGGTGTGATCGACGGTACTGGTGCAAGTACCCAAGCTGATGCTAGTAATATGACACGCCGCAACAGCGCCGCGCGAAGTAACCGGAACTCCTTGTTAGAGGCGCGCAACTTTAACAGCTTAAAGGACATGTTGCTGCGAGAACTGGATCATGGTTCTGCATCAGCTGCTACACCAGATGCCATGGATACAACGGATGTAACCCGCAAAAACAAGCTTCATAGCATCCATTATCTACAGTTCGAAATAGTTGTCCCATTTCCATTAAATGCACTCGTCTCTAAACCTTTTGTCGTTGAATACCAGATAATTCAACGGCATCTATTAATTCTTCACTATTATAACCGTCTACTAGAAGATACGTGGTTCGAAACTAATAAGGTTTGGCCAGCGCGAATTCGTGTTCCTTCAATGAAAAACTGTCTAAAGCGTTGTAGATCTATCCATAACAGACTCGCACAACTCGTTAAAGTACTTTCCGAATATGCCGCGCACGATGTCATCACACCCGATTGGCGTCAGTTATCTGACGTTCTCAACGGCCCTTCGGTTTCTTTCTCTCGACTACAGCTCGCAGTACATGACTACCTTGCAAATGTCATGGCCGCAAATCTCCTAACTGACACCGACCTCCATCGCCTGCTAATGCAGATATTAGAAATTGTCCACCGCTACTGTAAGTTCCTCTCTGCTCTTCGCCCAGCCCTCGCCAATACACCTGCGCTTTCTGCATCGTCCGCCGCGTACACAGGTACAGACGACGCATCTCCGGACACACCGGTACCGTACAACCTACTGTCCGACTGGGACCGCTACCTGAAAAAGGTTTCCAACGCTCTTCGAGATCATATTCGAGCGCTCATCGAAGGAATTAAACATCATAGTCAGAGAGGTCAGACTGCCCCCCGGgtattgttgttggtaGAGCGTTTGTCTGCTTTCGTTTATTGA